The following are encoded together in the Thalassomonas haliotis genome:
- a CDS encoding efflux RND transporter permease subunit, translating to MKALNHHKNKCAPLILSLAAVLTLLGLFAGFSLPNALLPRIDRPEIVLYTNWPGKGAQEIEQTLIAPLEREVSGLTNLLTTNSQIADGSAVTRLNFHASTDMQQLYMETLSRVNQVPGWPGQVAKPFVVNNAAGTGATLATAMLYATTAKTEQQLIDAFKMYVKPSLAKINGVAAIDISNNPAEQRIDIEFNPQKLSQYSLTIAQVTNILSDMIDRSGDKLSLGTRDYGLLFKGQIPLARLAQLPVFVHDRHIIRLGELASIEKRLVSEWNFASIFGNRAMYFMLTPTADVNALDALAKIKQAVAELNQGPLENLAMSVSLSRDDSKDIKRALKRVYGSLLAGIFLACMVLFYYLRNWRMVSLVFVSIPVCLSLVMLAMALGGYSLNVISLAGMALSVGLLLDAAIIVVENILRLKRSGLPLNSAISRGSGEIKGAIISSTISSIIIFLPILMMRTSESQLFEDLAFTISSALMASVVVALILIPTLARYFLSKEKRQELPQPFAEKATAKENRWSKHLTITARKKPLTWLTLIIGLPFALVYTYLAMPELDVLPNPKQRSINTFITLNEPMNAKAVAKNIAQPVFDRIKAQQKLSSAPDYQVYGMFCGEQGCLLYFYPSEGWDYASFKTWLEQNITQDLPGTQVFSQQGRLLRFAMPDSRSTLLDIKGGSLAHLQLAGQTLQNRLKEKFPQANIREASPLYNRAARIEFTPKQDQLIHFGLSQSALNRQLVALTDGIYLGRFYAQGDTLPFYFKAKQVEHLDQLLKTEIFIAGHGYQPLHQLVTAEMVLAPQSLSRINRQSSVSLDLQPPENMPVAPFIEQVKREVDNFLLNQSNKQLFVDYRGSADRLSAFLREFGQMFILSLVILTLLMYLTLKSWPLAFAVIASMPLAIAGGMFNLQLLNIFSMQNLDVITMIGFIILMGLVINNAILLAGQYAQALKRGLSQQGAILEAVKLRKRPIYMSTCTTVFGMLPLMLSPGEGAEIYRGLAAVIIGGMTASALFTLSFVSALLALPLFANSGQTDKITNEITAADRT from the coding sequence ATGAAAGCCCTGAACCACCATAAAAATAAATGTGCACCGCTGATTTTAAGCCTGGCGGCCGTGCTAACCCTGTTAGGGCTGTTCGCCGGGTTTTCGCTGCCAAATGCCCTGCTGCCACGCATTGACCGCCCGGAAATAGTGCTTTATACCAACTGGCCGGGTAAAGGGGCACAAGAAATAGAACAGACCCTGATCGCCCCGCTGGAGCGCGAGGTATCGGGATTGACAAATTTGCTCACCACTAACAGCCAGATAGCAGATGGCAGCGCGGTCACCCGCTTAAACTTTCACGCCAGTACCGATATGCAGCAGCTCTATATGGAAACCTTGTCCCGGGTCAACCAGGTACCGGGCTGGCCGGGGCAGGTGGCAAAACCTTTTGTCGTCAATAATGCCGCCGGCACCGGTGCCACCCTGGCCACAGCTATGCTTTATGCCACCACGGCGAAAACCGAACAGCAGTTGATCGATGCCTTTAAAATGTATGTCAAGCCTAGCCTGGCAAAGATTAACGGCGTGGCGGCGATCGATATCAGCAATAATCCCGCCGAACAAAGGATCGACATTGAATTTAACCCGCAAAAGCTCAGCCAGTACTCCCTGACCATAGCTCAAGTCACCAATATCCTCAGCGACATGATCGACAGATCCGGTGACAAATTAAGCCTGGGCACTCGGGATTATGGTTTATTGTTTAAAGGCCAGATCCCGCTGGCCCGGCTGGCTCAACTGCCTGTTTTTGTCCACGACCGGCATATTATCCGCCTGGGAGAGCTGGCCAGCATAGAAAAACGCCTGGTGAGTGAATGGAACTTCGCCTCTATCTTCGGCAACAGGGCAATGTACTTTATGTTAACCCCCACCGCAGATGTTAATGCCCTCGATGCACTGGCAAAAATTAAACAGGCGGTAGCAGAGCTTAACCAAGGACCCCTGGAAAACCTCGCCATGTCGGTCTCTTTAAGCCGCGATGATTCAAAAGATATTAAGCGCGCATTAAAGCGAGTCTACGGCAGCCTTTTGGCGGGCATTTTTCTGGCCTGCATGGTCTTGTTTTATTACCTGCGCAATTGGCGTATGGTTTCCCTGGTTTTTGTCAGTATCCCGGTATGTTTGTCCCTGGTGATGCTCGCCATGGCGCTGGGGGGCTATAGCCTGAATGTGATCTCCCTGGCCGGCATGGCCTTGTCTGTGGGTTTATTGCTCGATGCCGCCATTATCGTGGTAGAAAACATCTTACGCCTCAAACGCAGCGGCCTGCCCTTAAATAGCGCGATCTCCCGGGGAAGCGGTGAAATCAAGGGAGCAATTATCTCTTCCACAATTTCCAGCATTATCATTTTTTTGCCCATCTTGATGATGCGCACCAGTGAAAGCCAGCTATTTGAAGATCTCGCTTTTACCATTTCCAGTGCATTAATGGCTTCTGTGGTCGTCGCCCTTATCCTTATTCCTACCCTGGCCCGCTATTTCCTGAGCAAAGAAAAGCGGCAGGAGCTGCCTCAGCCTTTCGCAGAGAAGGCAACAGCAAAAGAAAACCGCTGGAGTAAGCACCTGACGATTACCGCCCGGAAAAAGCCCCTAACCTGGTTAACCTTGATCATAGGTTTACCCTTTGCCCTGGTTTACACTTACCTGGCTATGCCGGAGCTGGATGTATTGCCTAACCCTAAGCAGCGCTCTATCAACACCTTTATAACCCTCAACGAACCCATGAACGCCAAAGCGGTAGCAAAAAATATCGCCCAACCTGTGTTTGACCGGATCAAGGCGCAGCAGAAGTTATCATCCGCCCCCGATTATCAGGTATATGGTATGTTTTGCGGCGAGCAGGGCTGTTTATTGTATTTTTACCCGTCTGAAGGCTGGGATTATGCCAGCTTCAAAACCTGGCTAGAGCAAAATATCACCCAAGATCTGCCCGGTACCCAGGTATTTAGCCAACAGGGGCGGTTATTGCGCTTTGCCATGCCTGACAGCCGCTCAACCCTGCTCGACATCAAGGGTGGCTCGTTAGCGCATTTGCAGCTGGCGGGACAGACCCTGCAAAACCGGCTCAAAGAAAAATTTCCACAGGCCAATATCCGCGAAGCCTCGCCTTTATATAACCGGGCGGCGCGTATCGAATTCACCCCGAAGCAGGATCAACTGATCCATTTTGGTTTATCCCAGTCAGCCCTGAACCGCCAGTTGGTTGCCCTCACCGACGGTATCTACCTGGGACGTTTTTATGCACAGGGCGATACCCTGCCGTTTTATTTTAAGGCCAAGCAGGTCGAGCACCTGGATCAGTTGCTAAAAACCGAGATCTTCATTGCCGGTCACGGTTACCAGCCGCTGCACCAGTTAGTTACCGCAGAAATGGTATTGGCGCCGCAATCCCTGAGCCGCATCAACCGCCAGTCCAGCGTATCCCTGGACCTGCAACCGCCGGAGAATATGCCGGTGGCACCTTTTATCGAACAGGTTAAACGCGAAGTTGATAACTTTTTGCTAAACCAAAGCAATAAGCAGCTGTTTGTCGATTATCGCGGCAGCGCCGATCGCCTCAGCGCCTTTTTGCGGGAATTTGGCCAGATGTTTATTTTATCCCTGGTGATCTTAACCTTGTTAATGTATTTAACCCTTAAATCCTGGCCGCTGGCCTTTGCCGTGATCGCCTCTATGCCGCTGGCCATCGCCGGGGGCATGTTCAATCTGCAATTGCTCAATATTTTCTCAATGCAAAATCTCGATGTCATCACTATGATAGGTTTTATTATTCTGATGGGGCTAGTGATCAACAATGCTATCTTACTGGCGGGTCAATATGCTCAGGCCCTTAAACGCGGCTTGAGCCAGCAAGGGGCAATACTGGAGGCGGTAAAACTGCGTAAACGGCCGATTTATATGAGTACCTGCACCACAGTCTTTGGCATGTTGCCGCTGATGTTAAGCCCGGGGGAAGGCGCAGAAATATACCGGGGCCTGGCGGCGGTGATCATCGGCGGTATGACGGCCAGCGCCTTGTTTACCTTAAGTTTTGTGTCGGCGTTATTAGCTTTACCGCTCTTTGCCAATTCAGGACAAACCGACAAAATCACCAATGAAATAACCGCAGCAGATCGTACTTAG